Proteins from a single region of Pseudomonadota bacterium:
- a CDS encoding ABC transporter ATP-binding protein has product MIRVENLHKRFGGLRAVDGASLEISAGSITGLIGPNGAGKTTLFNVIAGAFRPTSGRVYLNDKDITGLKPHELFHKGVLRTFQIAHEFTTLTVTENLMMVPGGQHGERLLDAWFRPRLVREEEAAIRAKAEEVLEFLGLSHLAQEPAGNLSGGQKKLLELGRTMMVEAKIVFLDEVGAGVNRTLLRTIGDAIQRLNTERGYTFCMIEHDMDFISRLCDPVIVMAEGAVLMEGSAAEVKSDARVIEAYLGTGLKNRANVPA; this is encoded by the coding sequence ATGATCCGCGTCGAAAACCTTCATAAACGTTTTGGCGGCCTGCGAGCCGTGGATGGCGCCAGCCTGGAAATCTCGGCGGGCTCCATCACCGGTTTGATCGGCCCCAATGGTGCCGGCAAAACAACGCTGTTCAACGTCATCGCCGGCGCTTTCCGGCCGACGTCAGGCCGCGTATATCTCAATGACAAAGACATTACCGGCCTCAAACCGCATGAGTTGTTTCATAAGGGGGTCCTGCGCACCTTCCAAATCGCGCATGAATTCACCACCCTGACCGTCACCGAAAATCTGATGATGGTACCGGGCGGACAGCACGGCGAGCGCCTGCTCGACGCCTGGTTTCGCCCCCGGCTGGTGCGCGAAGAAGAGGCCGCTATTCGCGCCAAAGCCGAAGAGGTGCTTGAGTTCCTCGGTCTCAGCCACCTTGCCCAGGAGCCGGCGGGCAACCTTTCCGGCGGTCAGAAAAAACTCCTGGAACTCGGCCGCACCATGATGGTCGAGGCCAAGATCGTCTTTCTCGATGAAGTCGGCGCCGGTGTGAATCGTACACTCCTGCGCACCATCGGCGATGCCATCCAACGGCTCAACACCGAGCGCGGTTATACCTTTTGCATGATCGAGCATGACATGGATTTCATCTCGCGCCTGTGCGATCCGGTGATCGTCATGGCCGAGGGCGCTGTCTTGATGGAGGGCAGTGCCGCAGAAGTAAAATCCGATGCCCGGGTGATCGAGGCTTATCTCGGCACCGGCCTCAAGAACCGCGCGAACGTGCCTGCATGA
- a CDS encoding ABC transporter ATP-binding protein, with the protein MSFLIGENMTGGYGAADILHGCTIDVELGEIVVIVGPNGAGKSTAMKAVFGMLDLREGSVRLDGEDITRLSPQERVRRGMGFVPQTSNIFTSMTVRENLEMGAYLRDDDYSATMEQILELFPILKEKSRQIAGELSGGQRQQVAVARALMMQPRVLMLDEPTAGVSPIVMDELFDRIIEIRNSGIAVLMVEQNAAQALAIADRGYVLVTGENRFTDSGQALLENPEVRRSFLGG; encoded by the coding sequence ATGAGTTTCCTTATCGGTGAGAACATGACCGGCGGCTATGGCGCGGCCGATATTTTGCATGGTTGCACTATCGACGTTGAGCTCGGCGAAATCGTCGTCATCGTCGGCCCCAACGGCGCCGGTAAATCCACCGCGATGAAGGCGGTGTTTGGCATGTTAGATTTGCGCGAAGGCTCGGTGCGCCTCGACGGCGAAGATATCACCCGCCTCAGCCCGCAGGAACGCGTGCGCCGCGGCATGGGCTTTGTGCCGCAAACTTCGAATATTTTTACCAGCATGACGGTGCGCGAGAATCTCGAAATGGGCGCCTATCTGCGCGATGATGATTACTCCGCCACCATGGAGCAAATCCTTGAGCTTTTTCCCATCCTCAAGGAAAAGAGCCGCCAGATTGCCGGTGAACTGTCGGGCGGTCAGCGCCAGCAGGTCGCCGTAGCACGGGCACTGATGATGCAGCCGCGCGTCCTCATGTTGGATGAGCCCACCGCCGGCGTTTCGCCGATCGTCATGGACGAGCTGTTCGACCGCATCATCGAGATCCGCAATAGCGGCATCGCGGTCCTGATGGTCGAACAGAACGCCGCCCAGGCTCTGGCCATCGCCGATCGCGGCTATGTGCTGGTGACGGGCGAGAACCGCTTTACCGATAGCGGCCAGGCGCTTCTTGAAAACCCTGAAGTGCGCCGCTCGTTCCTCGGCGGCTGA
- a CDS encoding branched-chain amino acid ABC transporter permease, whose product MTDFLDALVLLTNFVLVPGLAYGSQLALGALGVTIIYGILRFANFAHGDLMAFGTMVVILFTWWFQSMGVSIAPLPVALLALPIGIVAAIAMSLGTDRLVYRFYRRRKAPSVIYILTSIGVMFVMNGIVRFIIGPNDQRFTDGARFIIKASEFKKATGLHEGLAIKLTQGVTVLVTLIVVVSLFRFLQKSRTGKAMRAYSDNEDLALLSGVSPERVVFYAWVIAASLAAIAGTLYGLDKSFKPFTYFQLLLPIFAAAIVGGIGNPLGAVVGGFVIAFSEVTITYAYRKFLRYLLPDDWAPESLVQFLSTDYKFAISFIILVVVLLVRPTGIFRGNS is encoded by the coding sequence ATGACAGATTTCCTCGACGCCCTGGTTCTGCTCACTAATTTTGTTCTTGTGCCGGGCCTGGCCTATGGCTCGCAATTGGCGCTGGGTGCGCTCGGCGTGACGATCATTTACGGCATTTTACGCTTCGCCAATTTCGCGCATGGCGATCTGATGGCGTTCGGCACCATGGTGGTGATTCTCTTCACCTGGTGGTTCCAATCTATGGGCGTCAGTATTGCGCCGCTGCCAGTGGCGCTCTTGGCGCTGCCGATCGGTATTGTAGCCGCCATTGCGATGAGCCTTGGCACCGACCGCCTGGTCTATCGCTTTTACCGCCGCCGCAAGGCGCCTTCGGTCATCTATATCCTGACTTCGATCGGCGTCATGTTTGTGATGAACGGCATCGTACGTTTCATCATCGGACCGAACGATCAGCGCTTTACCGACGGCGCGCGTTTTATCATCAAGGCGAGCGAGTTCAAAAAGGCGACCGGCCTGCATGAGGGCTTGGCGATCAAGCTGACGCAAGGCGTGACTGTCCTGGTGACTCTGATTGTCGTGGTATCGCTATTTCGCTTCTTGCAGAAATCGCGCACCGGTAAGGCGATGCGCGCTTATTCCGACAATGAAGATTTGGCGCTGCTGTCCGGAGTCAGCCCGGAGCGCGTCGTGTTTTATGCCTGGGTGATCGCGGCGTCGTTGGCGGCCATCGCCGGCACGCTCTACGGCCTCGATAAAAGTTTCAAACCATTCACCTATTTTCAGCTGTTGCTGCCGATTTTTGCCGCCGCCATTGTCGGCGGTATTGGTAATCCTCTCGGCGCCGTGGTCGGTGGTTTCGTCATCGCCTTTTCCGAGGTGACCATCACCTACGCTTATAGGAAATTCCTGCGCTATCTGCTGCCTGATGACTGGGCGCCTGAGAGCTTGGTGCAGTTTCTCTCGACCGATTATAAATTCGCCATTTCCTTCATCATCCTGGTGGTCGTGCTGCTGGTGCGCCCGACCGGCATATTCCGCGGGAACTCGTGA